In Methanocaldococcus sp. FS406-22, the genomic stretch ATAACTTCAACTTTTTTAACAACCTCTATAGCATCTCTACCTAAAACCCTAATCATCGGCTCTTTTCCTTCTCCTCCTCTATCGTAGATAATGTCTGGAACTCCACTAAATTTTTCACAAGCTGTTTTTGTTCCCCATTCCATAGTTGAGACATTTGGTGGCTCATCCTTCCTATCAAATGAAGAAACTGTAAATTTATCCTTTAATAATTTTATCAACTCTTCATCATACTTTATATTCATGCAGGCCCTTATCTCTGGATTGAACTTATTTGCAGTTAGAATTATCTTTGCTATATGCTCTGAAGCTCCAAACTCAATATCTCCAACAATATAAAATCCTCCGAGCTTATTTTTTATTATCCTTCCAGTTAATGCCGCAACATCTTTAAAATCTCTTGGATATGGAAGGGACTCTGCTATATTACTCCCAACTTCTGGAATTAGGGTAAAGTTTATCTTTTTTAATAAATATAGGGCATAACTAAGGTTTTTTATTACTTGCTCTCTATTGATATAAGTAGGATTAGAGTTATAACCAAACTTTGATTTTTTTGCATAGATAACTGAAGATAAGACAAATTTCTTTGCCTCTCTAATGGCATCTTCTAAACTATAACCCTTAGATAAAAATGCAGTTATGGCTGTTGAATAAACACAGCCAGTCCCATGAACCTCTCTATCGACCTTAAATCCTTTAAATACTTTTATATTTTCAGAACCAATCTTTAAAACATCATCAATACCAGTAACTAAGATGTGTAGATCATCTCTAAGCTTTAGATTATTGTTCTTCACAAAATTCATTATCTTCTCATATTCATCTCTGTTAGGAGTTATTAAAAAGCTTTTATTGAAAAGCTCAACATATCTTTTCATTAATTCCTCATCAACAAACGAAAACTTTGTTGTAGAAGCAAGAACTGGGTCACATATAACCTTTAAATCATATTTATCAATGTATTTTAGCAAAATATCAATACTCTGCAAAGTTAAAACTCCAGTTTTTACATATTCTATATTAAATTCTTCAAAAATTGCTTTAAATTGATTTTTTATATTCTCTTCTGGTAAATCAAGCTTTTCATAAACTATTTTATTATTTTGAGGAATTACTGAGGTTATTATCGTTGGACAATAAACTCCCAAGGTATGGGCAGTTTTTACGTCTGCAGAGATACCAGCCCCTCCTGTAGGGTCATAACCACCAACAGCCAAGATAATCATTAAAACCACCAAATTGTTAATTTTACGAAAGAAAAAGTTGCTATAGGGATTTTACATTTATCTCTCTCAAACACTTCATAACTCTTTCTATGTTCTCCTCTAAAAATTCAATCCTTTCTAAGTCATCTTTAATATCATCTTCTTTAATTTTTCCTTCAGAGAGTTTCCTTTTAAGTTCATCTTTATTTTTAACATTGTATTTTTTAAAGATTTGATTTAATTCATTTTCAAGTTCCTCTAATTCCTCTAAAAATACTTTTTTCATTGAGTTTATTATTATCTTTTCCATATTTAACCCTCTTTGTTCTATATAAATTATAATTCACCCTAATCCAAAATCTGGGAGGTATATTTTTTATCTTCTTTTTTACTAACTTTTCTATCCATTTCTTTTATAGCAAGATATTCAAGAATGTCTTTTAAGCCTTTTTTGTTATCGTAGGTTATTGAGTTTAGCTTATCAATTATCTCATCTGCTAATTTTTTAGCTCTATCAGCATTTTGATAAGTTATTCTCATTTCAGTGTTGTAATCAGCCAGTTTTCTAAGATAATGCAACTTCTTAATTTTCTTAGACAATTTATCAAAATCCAAATTTCCAGTAATATCTGCAAGTTCTTCTAAATATGTCCTTAAATAAGAATGACTTCGAGGAGAATTTAATAAATCTTGTATTAACGGCCTTTTATCAACATTTAAAATCAAATCTCTAATCGTTAGAAAGATAAAATAGTAGTATCTCCCTATTGCAGTCCTACATCTATCCTCTGATTTATAACTTTTATCGTCCTTTATTTTCTCTGCAACATCATAAAATCCTTTTGGATTATAATAAAACTTCTTTTTCATAATCTCTACCTAAATACTAACGACATATATCTTTTTTCTTTCATCTCTATTGAAGTTTTTAATTATAGCTTCATCAATTTCATTAAGGATTTTAATCCATTCATCACTTGACAATTTACTTTTAAAGATAATTCTAACGTTTATCTCATCCTCAAAGTCATCATACTCCAATCTTATTTTAAACTTAATCTTTGGATAGTGCTTTTTTAAGTAATTTTCAACAAATTCAGCTATCTTTAAAGCCCTCCTCTTATCATAATCATTGAGTAAATTAAAGCCCCTATCTACTTCATATTTTTTCAATCTAATTAGATTTTTAATCTCTTTTAGTATCTCTTCCTTTGAAACTCCTTCTGGAAGTTCAATAGTTATCTTTGCATCTGTTGGCATAATTCCACCAAAATTTTATAATCTGTAGAATTCAATTAAGTCCTCCAACTTCTTTAATGCCTTTCCACTATCAATGGATTTTTCAGCTAATTTAATTCCTTCTTCAACATCTTTAGCCTCTTCAGCAATGTATAAGGCATAGGCAGCATTTAAAACAACAATATCCCTCTTAGCTCCTACCTCCTCTCCTTCAAATATATTTCTAATTATCTTAGCATTTTCTTCAGCATTTCCTCCTTTAATATCTTCTAACTTAGCTCTCTTAATGCCAAAATCCTCTGGTTCGATGTAGTAGCTCTTTACCTCTCCATTTCTTAGTTCAGATATCTTTGTCTTTCCAATTGTTGTTATCTCATCCATTCCACTACCATGCACTACCAAAGCCCCTCTCAATCCCAAATTCTTTAAAACATTTGCTAACTTCTCTGTCAATGCCTCATCATAAACTCCCATTAGTTGATAGTTGGCATTTGCTGGGTTTGTTAAAGGTCCCAATACATTAAAAACTGTCCTAATTCCCAACTCTCTCCTAACTGGCGTTGCATACTTCATTGCTGGGTGGAAATTGGGAGCAAACAAAAATCCTATGCCTATCTTCTCTATAGACTCCTTAACTCTCTCAATAGGAACATTTAAATTAACTCCCAAAGCCTCTAAGACATCAGCACTTCCACTTTTGCTACTAACTGCCTTATTCCCATGCTTTGCAACTGGAACATAAACAGAGACAACAAAAGCAGTTGCTGTGCTTATATTGAAGGTGTTTAAGTTATCTCCACCAGTTCCACATGTGTCTAATAATTTTGGAACGTCTGGATTTATCTTTAATGAGAATTCTCTCATAATCTTTGCAAATGCTGTTATCTCATCTATTGTCTCTCCTTTCATTCTCAAAGCTGTTAAGATAGCGGCTATCTGTGTTGGCTTTGCATTTCCACTCATTATTTCTTTCATAACAGCCTCTGCCTCTCTTTCATCTAAATCTTTAAATTCAATAACCTTTTTTAATGCTTCAGTTATCATGCTATCCCTCATTTTTATAGTGTCTTTCAAAATTAATAAAATTTATTCAAGGAAAAATTGAACGCCTTCCAAAGGAAGGCGTTCATCTATGCCTCAGTTATTTCAGAAGTTTTGAAAGACACTATATCTTTATAATATAATGCAACTGCTCTTATTGAAAATATCCCTAAATAGAAATCAATAAATGCTGATAATGCGTAGGAGAGTATCTTTATCACCATATAAACAACTGCAATGTTTTTGTTGTTGTATGCCAAAATTTCTAAGAATACTCCGATTATATCAAGTGGTATTACAATTATTAAGCTTATAACAATTCCAATAATTGCAATAACAATTAGCAAAATAACATATTTTAAACTTATCATTTTAAATATTTCCCTAAATTCAAAGAATCCAAAAAATCCTTTAACTGAATAATTAACCTCTGCCAACTTAGAATAAAACCAAAGGGCAAAACTAAACAAAATTATCAATAGCACACTAAACAACATAACAGCCACTCCAAGCATGTTGTTGAAATGCATCATAAACATTCCAAGCACAAAAACTATAGCTGGGATTAGTAAAAAAGCTATTACCAGTATAAAATTACCAATGAGATATAAAATCCCCTTAACAAGCAAGTCTCCAATATTGTCCCAATTAGGAGCTTCATCAAGTCCTTCAACAGTTGTTCTCATAACTCTAACGTAATAACCAGATATAAGCATTGATACGACCAATCCAATAAGAAGAACTATGGCTATATAAATCATAAATAACATTATAAAATAAAAAGAATCTGTATTTGTTTTTTCTATGAACAGTTGCATAAATCCAACCAATGCCCCACCCATAGCACCAACTATTGCACTTATTAACCCTCCAACACATAACTTTTTAAAGTTAAAAATGATATAGTTGTATGTATCTTTTAAATAACTTTCAATAGTTCCCATAACCTCACCCCTAAGTTTATTATAAAAATTTATCTATAAAATTATTTAAAATCTTTACTGGGTGATAACTTGTTATACAACATGGATGAGAGATTTGAGATTAAAGATATTGTTGCGAGAGAGGTTATTGACTCAAGAGGAAACCCAACGGTTGAAGTAGAGGTTATAACAAAAGGAAACGGCTATGGTTCAGCAATTGTTCCAAGTGGTGCATCAACTGGAACTCATGAGGCATTGGAGTTGAGAGATAAAGAGCAGAGATTTGGAGGAAAAGGAGTTTTAATGGCAGTTGAGAATGTAAATTCAATAATTAGGCCAGAGATTTTAGGATATGATGCAAGGATGCAGAGAGAAATAGATAATATAATGATTCAATTAGATGGAACTCCAAACAAATCTAAGCTTGGAGCTAATGCAATATTGGCTGTTTCTTTGGCAGTAGCAAAGGCAGCAGCAGCAACGGCAAAAATCCCCCTCTACAAGTATTTGGGAGGATTTAACTCCTATGTTATGCCAGTTCCAATGATGAACGTTATAAACGGAGGAAAACATGCTGGAAATGATTTAGATTTGCAAGAGTTTATGATAATGCCAGTTGGAGCTACTTCAATATCAGAGGCAGTAAGGATGGGTTCTGAAGTATATCACGTATTAAAAAATGTTATATTGGAAAAATATGGTAAGAATGCTGTGAATGTTGGAGATGAGGGAGGTTTTGCCCCTCCATTAAAAACATCAAGAGAGGCTTTAGATTTACTAACTGAAAGTGTTAAAAAAGCTGGATATGGGGATGAAATTGTCTTTGCCTTAGATGCTGCCGCCTCAGAGTTTTATAAAGATGGCTACTATTACGTTGAGGGCAGAAAATTAACAAGAGAAGAGCTTTTAGATTATTATAAGGCATTGGTTGAAGAATATCCAATCGTCTCAATCGAAGACCCATTCCATGAAGAGGACTTTGAGGGCTTTGCAATGATGACTAAAGAGTTGGATATTCAAATAGTTGGAGATGATTTGTTTGTTACAAACGTTGAGAGATTAAGAAAAGGTATTGAGATGAAAGCCGCAAATGCGTTATTGTTGAAGGTTAATCAGATTGGAACTTTGAGTGAGGCAGTTGATGCCGCTCAATTGGCATTTAGAAATGGGTATGGAGTTGTTGTCTCACACAGAAGTGGAGAGACAGAGGATACAACAATAGCTGATTTGGCAGTTGCCTTAAACTCTGGGCAAATAAAGACAGGAGCTCCAGCAAGAGGGGAAAGAACAGCTAAATACAACCAGTTAATTAGAATTGAGCAAGAGTTGGGATTGAGTAAGTATGCTGGTAAAAACTTCAGATGCCCATTTTAAATTCTCTCATTTTTTCTTTTCAATAGATATTATATTTTTAAGATTCTTGTATGATTCAGATATAATTTCTTTAACTATTTTTAAGTGATGCAAAAATCCTAAATATTCAATTGTTGATGAAAATGGTGGAAAATCAACTAATATTGGGTTATGGACTGCATTACTGAGTTTATGATATTCAATGTATGCTTTATACGATGGATTATTTAGTTTTTCTTCTTTTTTATCTGGTAAAGTAATATTCTGTTCGATAGCATCGAATACAAACAATTTATGGATTCTAAGAATATCTATTGTTTCCATAAATAACGTATCTTTAAAGTCAATATCCTCTTTTTCTTCTTTTAGCCATTTAATAAAGTTTCTATTTTTGTATGTTCCTTTTAATACTTTGTAATTAGTTATATTATGGTTGGTTTTTTTATCTTCTTTATCATAACGGAGAGGAGCTAAGATTACCACTCCTCTTTCATCATAAAATGGTCTAAACCATATATTTTCAAAGTTTTCAATGTAATATTTAATTCCAACATAAAATAGTTTATTCTTTTCTTCTTCTGAAAGAAAATTTAATTCTACAATTTTCGGGTATTCTCTACTTAATGAATACATAAAAAGTATTGCTCCAATATCAACAAGCAATTTTCTAAGCAATAGATATCCAGAAAAATATTGGCCATTATTTGCTATATGACGTAGTTGGTATAGTAGGTTAAGCATATCTGCAAAAGTAGAATCAACAAATACTTTTAATTCAAACAACTCTATACTTTCAGTAGGAATAACGATAATTTTCTTTAATTTTTCTATAAGTTTTTGGATTTCAGTTAATTCTTTAGATAAGCTCAATCCACAATTTTCAAGAACTTCAAATATCTCTGGAGGCTTTACATCTAAATCTAATCTTTCATATCTTGGTGTGAGCTCACTTGCCATTTCGTAAATTTGGTGAGGATAATCATAACCATTATTTAACTTTTCAATAAAATTTTTAATTTTCTCTGGCCAAAATTCTTTATAATAACGTTTTGCGTCGATTATTATAACCGGTGTTTTATAATATGGTTCATATCGAATCCTCCATTTAATACCAATTTCTTCAAGATTCTTTGAAATAAAACCAATTTGAGTATTTTCATCAGTTTTTTCTTTATTTATATCATCAATGGTTGATTTTATTTTGTTAATTTTGTGATTAAGTTCATTTATTGTTTTTGGTGCTATATTTACAGCATCTTTAAATTTTTCATTGCAAATATGTCTTATTTCCACATATAGACACTCATTTGCTATTCTTGGAAAATCGGCAAAAACATGTCTTGTTCCAAATCTTATATTGGAGTTCCTTCCACTGTATATGGACAAGTATGGAATACTAAACAATTTAGAGGGATTTTTAGAAGATTGAACAAAAGAAATAAATGAGTTAATTTCTTTATTGGATATCATATCCGCCCCCCACTAATTTTCTGAGATAATAATAATTTATGTTCTAAATTTTATTTTAGAGTAGTTAATCTTGTTTTCTCTTACGAGCTATGGAAATCCAGAACTCTGGGTCTGTTTCTTTGCCAAGATATTCTTGTCCAGTTCCATTATCACTTGGTTTTACCAGTTTAACTGTTTTTATTTTACCTGTCCATCCTGACGTTTTTATTAACCATTTAGCTCCACAATCTTGACAAACTACTTCGTGAGTATCGTTAATAGAAAATCCCCATGATAATTTTACAAGTATGTTAGGACTTTCACAA encodes the following:
- the trpD gene encoding anthranilate phosphoribosyltransferase — protein: MITEALKKVIEFKDLDEREAEAVMKEIMSGNAKPTQIAAILTALRMKGETIDEITAFAKIMREFSLKINPDVPKLLDTCGTGGDNLNTFNISTATAFVVSVYVPVAKHGNKAVSSKSGSADVLEALGVNLNVPIERVKESIEKIGIGFLFAPNFHPAMKYATPVRRELGIRTVFNVLGPLTNPANANYQLMGVYDEALTEKLANVLKNLGLRGALVVHGSGMDEITTIGKTKISELRNGEVKSYYIEPEDFGIKRAKLEDIKGGNAEENAKIIRNIFEGEEVGAKRDIVVLNAAYALYIAEEAKDVEEGIKLAEKSIDSGKALKKLEDLIEFYRL
- the eno gene encoding phosphopyruvate hydratase, whose product is MDERFEIKDIVAREVIDSRGNPTVEVEVITKGNGYGSAIVPSGASTGTHEALELRDKEQRFGGKGVLMAVENVNSIIRPEILGYDARMQREIDNIMIQLDGTPNKSKLGANAILAVSLAVAKAAAATAKIPLYKYLGGFNSYVMPVPMMNVINGGKHAGNDLDLQEFMIMPVGATSISEAVRMGSEVYHVLKNVILEKYGKNAVNVGDEGGFAPPLKTSREALDLLTESVKKAGYGDEIVFALDAAASEFYKDGYYYVEGRKLTREELLDYYKALVEEYPIVSIEDPFHEEDFEGFAMMTKELDIQIVGDDLFVTNVERLRKGIEMKAANALLLKVNQIGTLSEAVDAAQLAFRNGYGVVVSHRSGETEDTTIADLAVALNSGQIKTGAPARGERTAKYNQLIRIEQELGLSKYAGKNFRCPF
- a CDS encoding DUF4013 domain-containing protein: MGTIESYLKDTYNYIIFNFKKLCVGGLISAIVGAMGGALVGFMQLFIEKTNTDSFYFIMLFMIYIAIVLLIGLVVSMLISGYYVRVMRTTVEGLDEAPNWDNIGDLLVKGILYLIGNFILVIAFLLIPAIVFVLGMFMMHFNNMLGVAVMLFSVLLIILFSFALWFYSKLAEVNYSVKGFFGFFEFREIFKMISLKYVILLIVIAIIGIVISLIIVIPLDIIGVFLEILAYNNKNIAVVYMVIKILSYALSAFIDFYLGIFSIRAVALYYKDIVSFKTSEITEA
- a CDS encoding thiamine-phosphate synthase family protein, whose translation is MIILAVGGYDPTGGAGISADVKTAHTLGVYCPTIITSVIPQNNKIVYEKLDLPEENIKNQFKAIFEEFNIEYVKTGVLTLQSIDILLKYIDKYDLKVICDPVLASTTKFSFVDEELMKRYVELFNKSFLITPNRDEYEKIMNFVKNNNLKLRDDLHILVTGIDDVLKIGSENIKVFKGFKVDREVHGTGCVYSTAITAFLSKGYSLEDAIREAKKFVLSSVIYAKKSKFGYNSNPTYINREQVIKNLSYALYLLKKINFTLIPEVGSNIAESLPYPRDFKDVAALTGRIIKNKLGGFYIVGDIEFGASEHIAKIILTANKFNPEIRACMNIKYDEELIKLLKDKFTVSSFDRKDEPPNVSTMEWGTKTACEKFSGVPDIIYDRGGEGKEPMIRVLGRDAIEVVKKVEVIQKIYNSLM
- a CDS encoding HEPN domain-containing protein — its product is MKKKFYYNPKGFYDVAEKIKDDKSYKSEDRCRTAIGRYYYFIFLTIRDLILNVDKRPLIQDLLNSPRSHSYLRTYLEELADITGNLDFDKLSKKIKKLHYLRKLADYNTEMRITYQNADRAKKLADEIIDKLNSITYDNKKGLKDILEYLAIKEMDRKVSKKEDKKYTSQILD